The Chlorobaculum sp. MV4-Y genome contains the following window.
CGACCGATTCATCCCCGATTTCTATATCGTTCCCCACCAGCATATACCCCCTTTACAGCTATAACAATCGTTAAAATAAAAATTTACAGCCGCTGGTGAATTTTTTGTGGGCGCACGCGGTTTCTTCATCGTTGTCACAACCAACAACCCTACATCAACCGTTCAACCATCAATAATGGATACCCTGTTTCTTGCGCGTTTGCAATTCGCCCTGACGTCGGTGTTCCACTTCTTCTTCGTTCCCCTCACCCTCGGTCTGTCCATCTTCACGGCGATCATGGAAACCGCGTGGGTCAAGACGGGCAAGGAGAAGTACCGTCAGCTCGCGAAATTCTGGGGACATTTGTTCCTCATCAACTTCGCCATCGGCGTCGTAACCGGCATCGTCATGGAGTTCCAGTTCGGCATGAACTGGTCGCAGTACTCCCGCTTCGTCGGCGACATCTTCGGCGTGCCGCTCGCCATCGAGGCGCTGCTCGCCTTCTTCCTCGAATCGACCTTCCTCGGCATCTGGGTCTTCGGCTGGGACCGCCTGCCGAAGGGACTCCACGCCGCCTCGATCTGGCTCGTGGCCATCGGCTCAAACCTCTCGGCGCTCTGGATTCTGGTCGCCAACTCCTTCATGCAGTCGCCGGTGGGCTTCCACATGGCCGCCGACGGCTCCCGGGCCGAGATGACCAGCTTCTCCGCGCTGCTCTTCAACCCCTACGTCTGGCTGCAATTCCCGCACGTCATCACCGCCGGCATCGCCACGGGTGGGTTCCTCGTCATCGCGGTCAGCGTGTGGCACCTCATGAAAAAAACCGCCGACGAGGAGCAGTTCAGAACCTCGCTCAGGTTCGGCGCGATCTACGCCTTCATCGGCTCGCTGCTGGTGACGCTTGCCGGTCACACGCAGATGCAGGAGATGGTGCACAACCAGCCGATGAAAGTTGCCGCCGCCGAAGCGCTCTGGCACAGCGAAAATCCGGCCAGCTTCTCGCTCTTCACCGTCGGTGACGAAGAAAAAATGGAGGATGTATTCTCGATCCGCATCCCCGGAATGCTCTCGTTCCTGGCCTACAACAACTTCTCGGGCGAGGTGAAGGGACTCAGCGAACTCCAGCAGGAGGCGGTCGCCAAGTACGGCCCCGGCAACTACATTCCGTCGGTCATCACCGCCTACTGGAGCTTCCGCTTCATGGTCGGCGCGGGCACGCTGATGCTCCTGGCCGCCGCCATCGCGCTCTTCAAGGTGATCCGCGAGGACTACAATTTCGGCAAGCTCACCGGCGCACTCCTGCTCTCTGCGTTCATCCTGCCCTTCATCGCCAACTCGGCGGGCTGGATTCTAACCGAGATGGGACGCCAGCCGTGGATCGTCGTCGGGCTGCTCAAGACCGAACAGGCGGTTACGCCCGCCTCGGTGGTCAGCAGCGCTGAACTGCTGACGTCGGTCGTGGTGTTCACCCTCATCTACAGCGTGCTGACGCTCGTCGATGTGTTTCTCTTGAAAAAATATGCAACGGCTGGCCTTCACGGCGCCGAATAAACCGAAAAGGAGACAACAATGGATTTGCAGACATTGCAGATAATCTGGTTCGTCCTGGTCGCCGTGCTGTTTACCGGATACTTCATTCTCGAAGGATTCGATTTCGGCGTCGGCATTTTGCTGCCCTTCATGGGCAAGGACGACCTCGAACGCCGCGCGGTAATCAACACCATCGGCCCGTTCTGGGACGGCAACGAAGTGTGGCTCATCACGGCTGGCGGCGCAATTTTCGCGGCGTTCCCGCACTGGTACGCCACGCTCTTCAGCGGCTTCTACCTGGCGCTGTTGCTCATGCTGGTGGCGCTGATCTTTCGCGGCCTGGCGTTCGAGTACCGCAGCAAGCGCGACAGCGCGGCGTGGCGCGCATTCTGGGACTGGAGCATTTTCTTCGGCAGCGCGATTCCCGCCCTGCTCTGGGGCGTGGCGATGGCCAACTTCATCCGCGGCGTGCCGATCGACGCCTCGATGAACTACACCGGTGGCTTCTTCAACCTGCTCAACCCCTACGCGCTGGCCTGTGGCTTGGCGTCGCTGATGATCTTCACGCTGCACGGCGCGGTGTTCCTGACGCTCAAGACCACCGACGAGCTGCACGAACGCGCCATGGGACTGGCCAAAAAGCTCTGGATTCCAGCCACCGTACTTTCTTTAGTTTTTGGGGTTTACACCTTTTTCGAGACCGACATTTCCAGCAAGCTCGGCGTCAACCCCGGCGCGATTCCGATCTTCAGCGTGCTCGCGCTGCTCTCGGTGATCGTGCTGCTCAACAAGGGCGCATCCGGCTGGGCGTTCGTCATGACCGCCATTTCGATTGCCTTCTCGACCATCACCATTTTCATGGGCCTCTTCCCGCGAGTGCTGGTATCAAGCACCAATCCCGACTGGAGCCTGACGATCTACAACGCCTCGTCGTCGCAGTACACGCTTGGCATCATGACCATGGTCGCGGCGATCTTCGTGCCGATCGTGCTTCTCTACCAGGGCTGGAGCTACTGGGTCTTCCGCCAGCGCGTCTCGAAGGACTCGAAAATGGAGTATTGAGCTGGCAGCTCTGATTTGACAACGAATCCAGCAAGGGCGGGCCTGAGTGTCCGCCCTCTTTCTTCCTTTCTCCAGTCGAAATCGATTCTTCCTTTCAATCCGGATAAACAGCCCTCCTCCCTGTTGCAAGGCGGGAGGGAATTCTTTACCATTATTAGCGGGTTGATTGCACAAAAATCCGCCACATAACCGATTATCATTATCCTTCCGAGGCCTTACCGTTTGTACGATGAACATTGACCGAAACCTCATGTGGCTGCTTGCTGAACAGAAGCGGCCTTTCATATTCTCGGGCATTTCAGGCGCAGCTGGGGCGCTCATGCTTGTCGCGCAGGCGTGGGTTCTGAGCGGGATTATCGATACGGTGTTCCGGCAAGCTCCGGCGTGGCAGGTGATTGCGCCGCTGGTGGGGCTGTTCGCACTCTTCAGCACCCTGCGCGTGCTGTTCGGCTGGGCGGGGCATCACGAGGCCAAAAAGGGCACGCTCGTCATCCGGAAAACGCTGACCGAACGCCTCTCCGGCACGGTGGCGGCGCTCGGGCCATCCTACACACGCTCAGGGCAGAGCGGGCGCATCGTCACTACGCTGCTCAAAGGCGTCGAGTCGGTCGATGCGTGGTTCAGCCAGTACATTCCGCAACTCTTTTTGTCGCTCATCATTCCGGTGGTGATCCTCGTGGCGGTTTTCCCTGCCGACTGGCTCTCCGGGCTGATTCTTGTGCTGACCGCACCGCTGATTCCGGTCTTTATGATTTTGATCGGCAAACGGGCCAGCGCGGCGACTGAAAAGCAATGGAACACCATGAGCCGCATGAGCGGCCACTTCCTCGACATGTTGCAGGGTCTCTCGACGCTCAAGCTCTTCGCGCAGGCCAAAACGCGGCGCGACGGCATCGAAGAGGCGAGCGAAAACTTCCGCCACTCAACGATGCAAGTGCTCAAGATCGCGTTCCTCTCGTCGCTGACCCTCGAACTGGTCGGCACGCTCGGCACGGCGGTGGTGGCGGTGAGCATTGGCGTGCGGATGCTCGGCGGCCACCTCTCCTTCCGCCCCGGCTTTTTCGCGCTGCTGCTCGTGCCCGATTTTTATCTGACGCTCCGCCTGCTCGGCACGAAGTTTCACGCAGGCATGGAGGGCGTGACCGCCTCGAAGGAGATGTACGAAATTCTCGACCGCGCAAAGGAGATTCCCGAAGCGGGTTTTCGCGAGTTGACCGCCGGAGAACTTTCGTCGAATTCGATTGTGATCGACAACCTGAGCTACAAATTTCCCGGCAGCGACAAACCGGCGCTCGACGCCGTGAGCCTCGCCATCGAGCCGGGCACCGTGACCGCGCTCACCGGGCCGAGCGGCGCGGGCAAGAGCACGCTGCTGAATCTCTTGCTGCGCTTCATCGAACCTTCCGATGGGACAATTTCGCTCGGAAGCCGCAAGACGCGGGAGTTCAGCCTCGACTCGTGGTATCGGCAGATCGCCTGGGTGCCGCAGCATCCCTTCCTCTTCAACGCCACCATCCGCGAAAATCTGCTGATGGCTCGTCGCGACGCCAAGCCGGAGGAGATCGACAAGGCGCTAAAGCAAGCTGGACTTCTCGATATGGTGCACTCACTACCCGACGGACTGGAGACCGTAATCGGCGAAGAGGGCGCGCGGCTCAGCGGCGGCGA
Protein-coding sequences here:
- the cydB gene encoding cytochrome d ubiquinol oxidase subunit II, which translates into the protein MDLQTLQIIWFVLVAVLFTGYFILEGFDFGVGILLPFMGKDDLERRAVINTIGPFWDGNEVWLITAGGAIFAAFPHWYATLFSGFYLALLLMLVALIFRGLAFEYRSKRDSAAWRAFWDWSIFFGSAIPALLWGVAMANFIRGVPIDASMNYTGGFFNLLNPYALACGLASLMIFTLHGAVFLTLKTTDELHERAMGLAKKLWIPATVLSLVFGVYTFFETDISSKLGVNPGAIPIFSVLALLSVIVLLNKGASGWAFVMTAISIAFSTITIFMGLFPRVLVSSTNPDWSLTIYNASSSQYTLGIMTMVAAIFVPIVLLYQGWSYWVFRQRVSKDSKMEY
- the cydD gene encoding thiol reductant ABC exporter subunit CydD translates to MNIDRNLMWLLAEQKRPFIFSGISGAAGALMLVAQAWVLSGIIDTVFRQAPAWQVIAPLVGLFALFSTLRVLFGWAGHHEAKKGTLVIRKTLTERLSGTVAALGPSYTRSGQSGRIVTTLLKGVESVDAWFSQYIPQLFLSLIIPVVILVAVFPADWLSGLILVLTAPLIPVFMILIGKRASAATEKQWNTMSRMSGHFLDMLQGLSTLKLFAQAKTRRDGIEEASENFRHSTMQVLKIAFLSSLTLELVGTLGTAVVAVSIGVRMLGGHLSFRPGFFALLLVPDFYLTLRLLGTKFHAGMEGVTASKEMYEILDRAKEIPEAGFRELTAGELSSNSIVIDNLSYKFPGSDKPALDAVSLAIEPGTVTALTGPSGAGKSTLLNLLLRFIEPSDGTISLGSRKTREFSLDSWYRQIAWVPQHPFLFNATIRENLLMARRDAKPEEIDKALKQAGLLDMVHSLPDGLETVIGEEGARLSGGEAQRLSLARAFLKDAPLLLLDEPTSHTDPILEAQLRKAMETLMQGRTVVMIAHRLESIRNADRIVVLDRGRLVQSGTHDELMADEGFYRQAIFSSMEDVAA
- a CDS encoding cytochrome ubiquinol oxidase subunit I yields the protein MDTLFLARLQFALTSVFHFFFVPLTLGLSIFTAIMETAWVKTGKEKYRQLAKFWGHLFLINFAIGVVTGIVMEFQFGMNWSQYSRFVGDIFGVPLAIEALLAFFLESTFLGIWVFGWDRLPKGLHAASIWLVAIGSNLSALWILVANSFMQSPVGFHMAADGSRAEMTSFSALLFNPYVWLQFPHVITAGIATGGFLVIAVSVWHLMKKTADEEQFRTSLRFGAIYAFIGSLLVTLAGHTQMQEMVHNQPMKVAAAEALWHSENPASFSLFTVGDEEKMEDVFSIRIPGMLSFLAYNNFSGEVKGLSELQQEAVAKYGPGNYIPSVITAYWSFRFMVGAGTLMLLAAAIALFKVIREDYNFGKLTGALLLSAFILPFIANSAGWILTEMGRQPWIVVGLLKTEQAVTPASVVSSAELLTSVVVFTLIYSVLTLVDVFLLKKYATAGLHGAE